A part of Eschrichtius robustus isolate mEscRob2 chromosome 20, mEscRob2.pri, whole genome shotgun sequence genomic DNA contains:
- the SMYD4 gene encoding SET and MYND domain-containing protein 4 isoform X3, whose protein sequence is MDLREENEQISNTSSSVSLSTDPLKGRYLVATKDILPGELLVKEDAFVSVLNPGEMPPWHHGLESKWDTRATNADLYCHRCLKHTLAPVPCDGCSYAKYCSQECLQQAWDLYHSIECSLGGLLLTLGVFCHIALRSTLLARFEEAGKVINKLCGEITNRDICLPESKNLAQILSYDLGGESKKKGKTVETPIPGCDINGKYENNYNAVFSLLPHTGNHSPVHKFLCALSVSALCRQLEAASLQAFTTGLKSSKLKAAAAPMLYPELNIWGVAMLRHMLQLQCNAQAITTIQQTGSEENLITDSRQVRLATGLFPVVSLLNHSCSPNTSVSFISTVATVRASQQIRKGQEILHCYGPHESRMGVAERRQKLRSQYFFDCNCPPCEREKQRPSQGPRWEAFCCHRCGALLQGGDVLSCGSTSCTESVSRDHLVSQLQDLQQQVGMARKLLRNGELERAIQLLLACQHDAESFLLAEHSVVGEIEDDLAQAYAALGDWERSATHLQKSLRVVEVRHGPSSVEMGHELFKLAQIFFNGFAIPEALNTIQQAEKVLLVHYGPWNDEIQELQKMKSCLLDLPPIPVGPNE, encoded by the exons ATGGACCTAAGGGAAGAGAATGAACAAATTTCCAACACATCATCATCTGTCAGCTTATCTACGGACCCTTTAAAAGGCCGCTATCTGGTTGCCACAAAAGATATTCTCCCAGGAGAGCTTCTGGTGAAAGAGGATGCTTTTGTGAGTGTCCTTAACCCAGGAGAAATGCCACCATGGCATCATGGCCTCGAGAGCAAGTGGGATACCAGAGCTACCAATGCGGACCTCTACTGTCACCGATGTTTGAAGCACACTTTGGCCCCAGTTCCCTGTGATGGATGCAGTTATGCCAAGTATTGCAGCCAAGAGTGTTTGCAGCAGGCCTGGGATCTCTACCATAGTATAGAGTGTTCTCTAGGGGGGCTGCTTCTCACACTGGGTGTTTTTTGCCACATTGCCCTGAGGTCGACTCTTTTAGCTAGATTTGAGGAGGCTGGCAAAGTCATAAATAAGCTTTGTGGTGAGATTACTAACAGGGATATCTGTTTACCTGAAAGCAAGAATCTGGCGCAAATACTTAGTTATGACCTGGGAGGGGAGAGtaaaaaaaagggcaaaacagTTGAGACCCCAATTCCTGGGTGTGATATTAACGGGAagtatgaaaataattataatgctGTCTTCAGCCTTTTACCCCATACCGGAAACCATAGCCCTGTGCacaaattcctctgtgctctgagtGTTTCTGCACTGTGCAGGCAGCTCGAAGCAGCCAGTTTACAGGCCTTCACAACAGGTCTGAAATCGTCTAAGCTGAAAGCAGCAGCGGCTCCTATGTTGTATCCAGAGTTGAATATTTGGGGAGTGGCCATGCTGAGACACATGTTACAGCTACAGTGTAATGCTCAGGCGATAACAACCATACAGCAAACAG GATCTGAAGAGAACCTCATTACCGACAGCAGGCAGGTGCGCCTTGCCACGGGGCTGTTCCCCGTCGTCAGCCTCCTGAACCATTCCTGCAGCCCCAATACCAGTGTGTCCTTCATTAGCACCGTCGCCACCGTTCGGGCATCTCAGCAGATCAGAAAAGGGCAGGAGATTCTCCACTGCTATG GGCCCCACGAGAGCAGGATGGGTGTTGCCGAGAGGCGCCAGAAGCTGAGGTCTCAATATTTCTTTGACTGCAACTGTCCCCCTTGTGAACGTGAGAAGCAGAGACCCTCGCAGGGGCCCAGGTGGGAAGCTTTCTGTTGTCACCGTTGCGGAGCACTCCTGCAG GGAGGTGATGTTCTGAGCTGTGGCAGCACATCTTGTACGGAATCAGTCAGCAGAGATCACCTAGTCTCTCAGCTACAGGACCTTCAGCAGCAGGTGGGGATGGCCCGGAAGCTTCTCAGAAATGGCGAACTAG AGCGAGCCATTCAGCTGTTGTTGGCATGCCAGCATGATGCTGAGAGCTTCCTGTTGGCGGAACACAGCGTGGTGGGAGAAATCGAGGATGACCTGGCCCAGGCCTATGCTGCCTTAG GGGACTGGGAGAGGTCAGCCACCCATCTACAGAAGAGTCTCCGAGTGGTGGAGGTTCGCCACGGGCCATCCAGTGTTGAGATGGGCCATGAACTCTTCAAACTGGCCCAAATCTTCTTCAACGG GTTTGCAATACCCGAAGCTCTGAACACAATACAACAGGCAGAAAAGGTTCTGCTGGTGCACTATGGCCCTTGGAATGATGAGATCCAGGAGCTACAAAAGATGAAATCCTGTTTGTTGGACTTGCCGCCCATCCCTGTGGGACCCAACGAATAG